A single region of the Archangium lipolyticum genome encodes:
- a CDS encoding DUF1521 domain-containing protein, protein MSVNGLGGGANFPAFKALDNLGLSKPIEKNVAQMVQATVTAVVGQAVLSAFEQAFNQLGGQLGSILGGQTPHCSPPNPADSGHASGGLQKGSDGTITTPGGYKIQATSQFEWKITNPDGKTTRIWGDPHVDEGDGGKWDFKRDSTFVLPDGTRINCATQPYGNGMTVTSGLEIINGNDRVQVSDIAKGKGKVGDITQDGFAHVNSFGGKDAFVMGGDGDDWTFQGKEITGSNNGGDSFKLGKDMKPLVDTTTKFGGPEQWANQIVDQLFKQIEDMFKQPTKGSPPFVPPFMNQFPQGRNCWNRQDYNTGIGNTFKDIGKMFNQLGDLFNLTQSLNRRMMPFGI, encoded by the coding sequence ATGTCGGTCAATGGTCTGGGGGGTGGCGCGAATTTCCCCGCGTTCAAGGCGTTGGACAACCTGGGGCTGTCGAAGCCCATCGAGAAGAACGTGGCCCAGATGGTCCAGGCCACGGTGACCGCGGTGGTCGGCCAGGCGGTGCTGAGCGCCTTCGAGCAGGCGTTCAACCAGCTCGGCGGCCAGCTCGGCTCCATCCTCGGTGGTCAGACGCCGCACTGCTCGCCGCCCAACCCGGCCGACTCCGGGCACGCCTCCGGTGGCCTCCAGAAGGGCTCGGACGGCACCATCACCACCCCGGGCGGCTATAAGATCCAGGCCACCAGCCAGTTCGAGTGGAAGATCACCAACCCCGACGGCAAGACGACCCGCATCTGGGGCGATCCGCACGTGGACGAGGGTGACGGTGGCAAGTGGGACTTCAAGCGCGACTCCACCTTCGTGCTGCCGGACGGCACCCGCATCAACTGCGCCACCCAGCCCTACGGCAACGGCATGACCGTGACGAGCGGCCTGGAGATCATCAACGGCAACGACCGCGTGCAGGTCTCCGACATCGCCAAGGGCAAGGGCAAGGTGGGTGACATCACCCAGGACGGCTTCGCGCACGTCAACAGCTTCGGCGGCAAGGACGCCTTCGTGATGGGCGGCGACGGCGACGACTGGACCTTCCAGGGCAAGGAGATCACCGGCAGCAACAACGGTGGCGACTCCTTCAAGCTGGGCAAGGACATGAAGCCGCTGGTGGACACCACCACGAAGTTCGGTGGTCCCGAGCAGTGGGCGAACCAGATCGTCGATCAGCTCTTCAAGCAGATCGAGGACATGTTCAAGCAGCCGACGAAGGGCTCGCCCCCGTTCGTGCCGCCCTTCATGAACCAGTTCCCCCAGGGCCGTAACTGCTGGAACCGCCAGGACTACAACACGGGCATCGGCAACACGTTCAAGGACATCGGCAAGATGTTCAACCAGCTCGGGGACCTGTTCAACTTGACCCAGTCCCTCAACCGCCGGATGATGCCGTTCGGGATCTAA